Proteins encoded together in one Amblyomma americanum isolate KBUSLIRL-KWMA chromosome 1, ASM5285725v1, whole genome shotgun sequence window:
- the LOC144119411 gene encoding endothelin-converting enzyme 2-like, translating to MAGEGCKAPSTTSGGLDRRQRVVALGHLLSSLLGVALTLSAITIGLSVLRHQRGSEGSGVFGMGRSSWNTCNSKLCMAHFRRLKDSLNRSTAPCGDLYRFACGAWHPRAAKSETVFRDLLAVAQQDAIRYLEAVNDASNKMVLPTGKVLLPDSRPVLRINRAERAHQVCLHSGSSTKDAALLTEFLADRSLSWPERTTAPAQPLDVLLDLDINWNLGLWFSVRVSPIPGCNQRQVRVGSGIVSYDWKRALDTMVTRGVYKARVRRFHDALRARSFAAMSDKEMKELRRYESTIVGALCGSVSGGQNELAFPLKQMQNLATPRLAAAQWDTLLNWQLNKALRVTEADRVIATSVKLLQAVDYLLSSLPAEVVLHHLAWSLVQMIGWMADSALPGRPTAYEMEDMRSADCFWVTHRAFGVTHLSGYINTTYPLHWRSSVDAILMTITQTAINFFLKTSWIHAESRAAAVDKLRRMNTSLWPSDSYLNASEVAAILENFPEPREDGAVLRYWLDALSARRALFGRQWDVADAFYPGDLQPPRALFRYHYYLNELAVSLHALRSPLFVEGVGLAVNMGGLGAHYAVALARAFDPRGVLLDGRGSTSGLWWRKSSYRDYERRTACPATAASGAEGGVQAFEGVAAIEIAYGAFNASRSIADQGTRTHQRRRIFLGLSEDQGFFVAFCQASCARGPSERQQLSCTLPLKNFREFATAFTCPVASPMNPALRCGFFEATDQRAARKNGGESEDAGKSASTNASANVGADGAVTSWTRPPARRSGSDDQDPFTLATTGLAGHMVRQPPVL from the coding sequence ATGGCTGGCGAAGGCTGCAAGGCGCCTTCGACGACGAGCGGAGGACTAGACCGGCGCCAAAGGGTGGTGGCTCTAGGTCACCTGCTGTCATCATTACTGGGAGTAGCACTGACGCTCAGCGCCATCACCATCGGCTTGTCTGTGCTCCGTCATCAGAGAGGCTCCGAAGGAAGCGGCGTCTTTGGCATGGGACGCAGCTCGTGGAACACCTGCAACTCCAAGCTCTGCATGGCGCACTTCCGTCGCCTCAAGGACTCCCTGAACCGGAGCACGGCCCCGTGCGGCGACTTATACCGCTTCGCGTGTGGCGCTTGGCATCCTCGTGCAGCCAAGTCAGAAACCGTCTTCCGAGACCTCCTGGCCGTGGCCCAGCAAGACGCCATCCGGTACCTGGAGGCCGTGAACGACGCCTCAAACAAAATGGTGCTGCCAACCGGGAAAGTCCTTTTGCCCGATTCCCGTCCGGTACTGCGCATTAACCgagctgagcgggcgcaccaggtCTGCCTGCACAGTGGTAGCAGTACCAAGGATGCCGCTTTGCTGACCGAGTTCCTTGCCGACCGGTCACTGTCCTGGCCTGAGCGCACTACGGCGCCCGCGCAGCCTCTGGACGTACTCCTGGACCTGGACATCAACTGGAACCTGGGCCTGTGGTTCTCGGTTCGTGTCTCACCCATACCGGGctgcaaccaacggcaggtgCGCGTGGGGTCCGGCATCGTGTCCTACGATTGGAAGCGGGCTCTGGACACCATGGTAACGCGGGGAGTGTACAAAGCACGCGTGCGTCGCTTTCACGACGCCCTTCGTGCGAGAAGCTTCGCGGCCATGAGCGACAAGGAAATGAAGGAGCTGCGCCgttatgagtcaacgatcgtcggTGCCCTGTGCGGCTCGGTGTCTGGTGGCCAGAACGAACTGGCCTTCCCGCTGAAGCAGATGCAGAATTTGGCCACTCCTCGCCTGGCCGCCGCCCAGTGGGACACTCTCCTCAACTGGCAGCTCAACAAAGCTCTCAGAGTGACCGAGGCTGACCGCGTCATCGCCACGAGCgtgaagctgctgcaggcagtcgACTATCTGCTGAGTTCGCTTCCTGCTGAGGTGGTGCTACACCACCTGGCATGGTCGCTGGTGCAGATGATCGGATGGATGGCCGACTCGGCACTTCCGGGTCGACCCACGGCGTACGAGATGGAAGATATGCGGAGCGCCGACTGTTTCTGGGTCACACACAGAGCGTTCGGAGTAACCCACCTCTCCGGCTACATAAACACTACCTACCCGCTTCACTGGCGCTCCTCAGTGGACGCCATTCTGATGACCATCACTCAGACGGCCATCAACTTCTTCCTGAAGACATCTTGGATCCACGCtgagagccgagcggccgccgtcGACAAGCTGCGCCGCATGAACACCTCCCTCTGGCCTTCCGACTCCTACCTCAATGCATCGGAGGTGGCCGCCATATTGGAGAACTTCCCTGAGCCCAGAGAGGACGGTGCTGTGCTGCGGTACTGGCTGGACGCCTTGTCGGCTCGCCGAGCGCTCTTTGGCAGGCAGTGGGATGTGGCCGACGCCTTCTACCCTGGAGacttgcagccgccgcgggcccTGTTCCGCTACCACTATTACCTAAACGAGCTGGCTGTCTCGCTGCACGCGCTGCGCAGCCCGCTGTTCGTGGAGGGAGTGGGCCTCGCTGTGAACATGGGAGGCCTCGGAGCCCACTACGCCGTTGCCCTGGCCCGGGCGTTCGACCCACGAGGCGTCCTCCTGGACGGTCGCGGTTCCACCTCCGGTCTTTGGTGGAGAAAGTCCTCGTACCGGGACTACGAGCGGAGGACAGCGTGCCCAGCGACTGCCGCCAGTGGAGCCGAAGGAGGTGTGCAGGCCTTCGAGGGAGTCGCTGCCATCGAGATAGCGTACGGGGCCTTCAACGCGTCGCGCTCTATCGCCGACCAGGGTACGCGGACGCATCAGAGGCGGCGCATTTTCCTTGGCCTGTCAGAGGATCAGGGCTTCTTCGTCGCCTTCTGCCAAGCGTCCTGCGCTCGCGGGCCCAGcgagcgacaacagctgtcctgCACACTGCCGCTGAAGAACTTCCGCGAGTTCGCCACCGCATTTACGTGTCCCGTGGCCTCGCCCATGAATCCAGCGCTACGGTGCGGCTTCTTCGAGGCCACTGACCAACGGGCTGCCCGTAAAAATGGGGGTGAGAGTGAAGATGCCGGTAAAAGTGCGTCTACGAATGCGAGTGCGAATGTTGGTGCTGACGGCGCAGTGACGTCCTGGACGAGGCCACCGGCACGCCGGAGTGGCAGTGACGACCAGGATCCGTTTACACTTGCGACGACGGGTCTCGCGGGGCATATGGTTCGACAGCCCCCAGTTTTATGA
- the LOC144119429 gene encoding endothelin-converting enzyme-like 1, whose translation MNGQLAVPRRHEWRPQRMWSRMAGEGCEAPSTTSGGVDRRQRAVALGHLLSSLLGVALTLSAITIGLSVLRHQRGSEGSGVFGMGRSSWNTCNSKLCMAHFRRLKDSLNRSTAPCGDFYRFACGAWHPRAAKSETAFRDLLAVAQQDAIRYLEAVNDASNKMVLPTGKVLVPDSRPVLRINRAERACQVCLHSGSSTRDAALLTEFLANRSLSWPERTTAPAPPLDVLLDLDINWNLGLWFWVRVSPIPGRNQRQVRVGSGIVSSDWKRALDTMVTRGVYKARVRRFHDALRARSFAAMSDKEMKELRRYESTIVGALCGSVSGGQNELAFPLKQMQNLATPRLAAAQWDTLLNWQLNKALRVTEADRVIATSVKLLQAVDYLLSSLPAEVVLHHLAWSLVQMIGWMADSALPGRPTAYEMEDMRSADCFWVTHRAFGVTHLSGYINTTYPLHWHSSVDAILMTITQTAINFFLKTSWIHAESRAAAVDKLRRMNTSLWPSDSYLNASEVAAILENFPEPREDGAVLRYWLDALSARRALLGRQWDVADAFYPGDLQPPRALFRYHYYLNELAVSLHALRSPLFVEGVGLAVNMGGLGAHYAVVLARAFDPRGVLLDGRGSTSGLWWGKSSYRDYERRTACPATAASGAEGGVQAFEGVAAIEIAYGAFNASRSIADQGTRTHQRRRIFLGLSEDQGFFVAFCQSSCARGPSERQQLSCTLPLKNFPSSPPHLRVPWPRP comes from the coding sequence ATGAACGGACAGCTGGCTGTTCCACGTCGTCACGAGTGGCGGCCACAAAGAATGTGGTCTCGAATGGCCGGCGAAGGCTGCGAGGCGCCTTCGACGACGAGCGGAGGAGTAGACCGGCGCCAAAGGGCGGTGGCTCTAGGTCACCTGCTGTCATCATTACTGGGAGTAGCACTGACGCTCAGCGCCATCACCATCGGCCTGTCTGTGCTCCGTCATCAGAGAGGCTCCGAAGGAAGCGGCGTCTTTGGCATGGGACGGAGCTCGTGGAACACCTGCAACTCCAAGCTCTGCATGGCGCACTTCCGTCGCCTCAAGGACTCCCTGAACCGGAGCACGGCCCCGTGCGGCGACTTTTACCGCTTCGCGTGTGGCGCTTGGCATCCTCGCGCAGCCAAGTCAGAGACCGCCTTCCGAGACCTCCTGGCCGTGGCCCAGCAAGACGCCATCCGGTACCTGGAGGCCGTGAACGACGCCTCCAACAAAATGGTGCTGCCAACCGGGAAAGTCCTGGTGCCCGATTCCCGTCCGGTCCTGCGCATCAACCGAGCTGAGCGGGCGTGCCAGGTCTGCCTGCACAGTGGTAGCAGTACCAGGGATGCCGCTTTGCTGACCGAGTTCCTTGCCAACCGGTCACTGTCCTGGCCTGAGCGCACTACGGCGCCCGCGCCGCCTCTGGACGTACTCCTGGACCTGGACATCAACTGGAACCTGGGCCTGTGGTTCTGGGTTCGTGTCTCACCCATACCGGGCCGCAACCAAAGGCAGGTCCGCGTGGGGTCCGGCATCGTGTCCAGCGATTGGAAGCGGGCTCTGGACACCATGGTAACGCGGGGAGTGTACAAAGCACGCGTGCGTCGCTTTCACGACGCCCTTCGTGCGAGAAGCTTCGCGGCCATGAGCGACAAGGAAATGAAGGAGCTGCGCCgttatgagtcaacgatcgtcggTGCCCTGTGCGGCTCGGTGTCTGGTGGCCAGAACGAACTGGCCTTCCCGCTGAAGCAGATGCAGAATTTGGCCACTCCTCGCCTGGCCGCCGCCCAGTGGGACACTCTCCTCAACTGGCAGCTCAACAAAGCTCTCAGAGTGACCGAGGCTGACCGCGTCATCGCCACGAGCgtgaagctgctgcaggcagtcgACTATCTGCTGAGTTCGCTTCCTGCTGAGGTGGTGCTACACCACCTGGCATGGTCGCTGGTGCAGATGATCGGATGGATGGCCGACTCGGCACTTCCGGGTCGACCCACGGCGTACGAGATGGAAGATATGCGGAGCGCCGACTGTTTCTGGGTCACACACAGAGCGTTCGGAGTAACCCACCTCTCCGGCTACATAAACACTACCTACCCGCTTCACTGGCACTCCTCAGTGGACGCCATTCTGATGACCATCACTCAGACGGCCATAAACTTCTTCCTGAAGACATCTTGGATCCACGCtgagagccgagcggccgccgtcGACAAGCTGCGCCGCATGAACACCTCCCTCTGGCCTTCCGACTCCTACCTCAATGCATCGGAGGTGGCCGCCATATTGGAGAACTTCCCTGAGCCCAGAGAGGACGGTGCTGTGCTGCGGTACTGGCTGGACGCGTTGTCGGCTCGCCGAGCGCTCCTTGGCAGGCAGTGGGATGTGGCCGACGCCTTCTACCCTGGAGacttgcagccgccgcgggcccTGTTCCGCTACCACTATTACCTAAACGAGCTGGCTGTCTCGCTGCACGCGCTGCGCAGCCCGCTGTTCGTGGAGGGAGTGGGCCTCGCTGTGAACATGGGAGGCCTCGGAGCCCACTACGCCGTTGTCCTGGCCCGGGCGTTCGACCCACGAGGCGTCCTCCTGGACGGTCGCGGTTCCACCTCCGGTCTTTGGTGGGGAAAGTCCTCGTACCGGGACTACGAGCGGAGGACAGCGTGCCCAGCGACTGCCGCCAGTGGAGCCGAAGGAGGTGTGCAGGCCTTCGAGGGAGTCGCTGCCATCGAGATAGCGTACGGGGCCTTCAACGCGTCGCGCTCTATCGCCGACCAGGGTACGCGGACGCATCAGAGGCGGCGCATTTTCCTTGGCCTGTCAGAGGATCAGGGCTTCTTCGTCGCCTTCTGCCAATCGTCCTGCGCGCGCGGGCCCAGCGAACGACAACAGCTGTCCTGCACACTGCCGCTGAAGAACTTCCCAAGTTCGCCACCTCATTTACGTGTCCCGTGGCCTCGCCCATGA
- the LOC144119440 gene encoding endothelin-converting enzyme 2-like, which yields MAGEGCEAPSTTSGGLDRRQRAVALGHLLSSLLGVALTLSAITIGLSLLRHQRGSEGSGVFGMGRSSWNTCNSKLCMAHFRRLKDSLNRSTAPCGDFYRFACGAWHPRAAKSETAFRDLLAVAQQDAIRYLEAVNDASNKMVLPTGKVLVPDSRPVLRINRAERACQVCLHSGSSTRDAALLTEFLANRSLSWPERTTAPAQPLDVLLDLGINWNLGLWFWVRVSPIPGRNQRQVRVGSGIVSSDWKRALDTMVTRGVYKARVRRFHDALRARSFAAKSDKEVEELRRYESTIVGALSGSVSGGQNELAFPLKQMQNLATPRLATAQWVTLLNWQFNKALRVTEADRVIATNVKLLQAVDYLLSSLPAEVVLHQLAWSLVQMLGWMADSALPGRPTAYEMGDMRSADCFWATHRAFGVTLLSGYINTTYPLHWRSSVDALLMTITPTAINLFLKTSWIDAESRAAAVDKLRRMNTFLWPSDSYLNASEVAAILENFPELREDGAVLRYWLDALSARRALLGRQWDVADAFYPGDLQPPRALFRYHYYLNELAVSLHALRSPLFVEGVGLAVNMGGLGAHYAAALARAFDPRGVLLDGRGSTSGLWWGKSSYRDYERRTACPATAASGADGGVQAFVGVAATEIAYQAFNASRSIADQGTRTHQRRRIFLGLSEDQAFFVAFCQASCARGSSERQQLYCTLPLKNFREFATAFTCPVASPMNPALRCGFFEASDQRAARKNGGESEDAGKSASTNASANVGADGAVTSWTRPPARRSGSDDQDPLTLAPTGLAGHMVRQPPVL from the coding sequence ATGGCTGGCGAAGGCTGCGAGGCGCCTTCGACGACGAGCGGAGGACTAGACCGGCGCCAAAGGGCGGTGGCTCTAGGTCACCTGCTGTCATCATTACTGGGAGTAGCACTGACGCTCAGCGCCATCACCATCGGCCTGTCTCTGCTCCGTCATCAGAGAGGCTCCGAAGGAAGCGGCGTCTTTGGCATGGGACGCAGCTCGTGGAACACCTGCAACTCCAAGCTCTGCATGGCGCACTTCCGTCGCCTCAAGGACTCCCTGAACCGGAGCACGGCCCCGTGCGGCGACTTTTACCGCTTCGCGTGTGGCGCTTGGCATCCTCGCGCAGCCAAGTCAGAGACCGCCTTCCGAGACCTCCTGGCCGTGGCCCAGCAAGACGCCATCCGGTACCTGGAGGCCGTGAACGACGCCTCAAACAAAATGGTGCTGCCAACCGGGAAAGTCCTGGTGCCCGATTCCCGTCCGGTCCTGCGCATCAACCGAGCTGAGCGGGCGTGCCAGGTCTGCCTGCACAGTGGTAGCAGTACCAGGGATGCCGCTTTGCTGACCGAGTTCCTTGCCAACCGGTCACTGTCCTGGCCTGAGCGCACTACGGCGCCCGCGCAGCCTCTGGACGTACTCCTGGACCTGGGCATCAACTGGAACCTGGGCCTGTGGTTCTGGGTTCGTGTCTCACCCATACCGGGCCGCAACCAAAGGCAGGTCCGCGTGGGGTCCGGCATCGTGTCCAGCGATTGGAAGCGGGCTCTGGACACCATGGTAACGCGGGGAGTGTACAAAGCACGCGTGCGTCGCTTTCACGACGCCCTTCGTGCGAGAAGCTTCGCGGCCAAGAGCGACAAGGAAGTGGAGGAGCTGCGCCgttatgagtcaacgatcgtcggTGCCCTGTCCGGCTCGGTGTCTGGTGGCCAGAACGAACTGGCCTTCCCGCTGAAGCAGATGCAGAATTTGGCCACTCCTCGCCTGGCCACCGCCCAGTGGGTCACTCTCCTCAACTGGCAGTTCAACAAAGCTCTCAGGGTGACCGAGGCTGACCGCGTCATCGCCACGAACgtgaagctgctgcaggcagtcgACTATCTGCTGAGTTCGCTTCCTGCTGAGGTGGTGCTACACCAGCTGGCATGGTCGCTGGTGCAGATGCTCGGATGGATGGCCGACTCGGCACTTCCGGGTCGACCCACGGCGTACGAGATGGGAGATATGCGGAGCGCCGACTGTTTCTGGGCCACACACAGAGCGTTCGGAGTAACCCTCCTCTCCGGCTACATAAACACTACCTACCCGCTTCACTGGCGCTCCTCAGTGGACGCCCTTCTGATGACCATCACTCCGACGGCCATCAACCTCTTCCTGAAGACATCTTGGATCGACGCtgagagccgagcggccgccgtcGACAAGCTGCGCCGCATGAACACCTTCCTCTGGCCTTCCGACTCCTACCTCAATGCATCGGAGGTGGCTGCCATATTGGAGAACTTCCCTGAGCTCAGAGAGGACGGTGCTGTGTTGCGGTACTGGCTTGACGCGTTGTCGGCTCGCCGAGCGCTCCTTGGCAGGCAGTGGGATGTGGCCGACGCCTTCTACCCTGGAGacttgcagccgccgcgggcccTGTTCCGCTACCACTATTACCTAAACGAGCTGGCTGTCTCGCTGCACGCGCTGCGCAGCCCGCTGTTCGTGGAGGGAGTGGGCCTCGCTGTCAACATGGGAGGCCTCGGAGCCCACTACGCCGCTGCCCTGGCCCGGGCGTTCGACCCACGAGGCGTCCTCCTGGACGGTCGCGGTTCCACCTCCGGTCTTTGGTGGGGAAAGTCCTCGTACCGGGACTACGAGCGGAGGACAGCGTGCCCAGCGACTGCCGCCAGTGGAGCCGATGGAGGTGTGCAGGCCTTCGTGGGGGTCGCTGCCACCGAGATAGCGTACCAGGCCTTCAACGCGTCGCGCTCTATCGCCGACCAGGGTACGCGGACGCATCAGAGGCGGCGCATTTTCCTTGGCCTGTCAGAGGATCAGGCCTTCTTCGTCGCCTTCTGCCAAGCGTCCTGCGCGCGCGGGTCCAGCGAGCGACAACAGCTGTACTGCACACTCCCGCTGAAGAACTTCCGCGAGTTCGCCACCGCATTTACGTGTCCCGTGGCCTCGCCCATGAATCCAGCGCTACGGTGCGGCTTCTTCGAGGCCAGTGACCAGCGGGCTGCCCGTAAAAATGGGGGTGAGAGTGAAGATGCCGGTAAAAGTGCGTCTACGAATGCGAGTGCGAATGTTGGTGCTGACGGCGCAGTGACGTCCTGGACGAGGCCACCGGCACGCCGGAGTGGCAGTGACGACCAGGATCCGTTGACACTGGCGCCGACGGGTCTCGCGGGGCATATGGTCCGACAGCCGCCAGTTTTATGA
- the LOC144119418 gene encoding endothelin-converting enzyme 2-like, translating into MAGEGCKAPSTTSGGLDRRQRAVALGHLLSSLLGVALTLSAITIGLSVLRHQRGSEGSGVFGMGRSSWNTCNSKLCMAHFRRLKDSLNRSTAPCGDFYRFACGAWHPRAAKSETVFRDLLAVAQQDAIRYLEAVNDASNKMVLPTGKVLLPDSRPVLRINRAERAHQVCLHSGSSTKDAALLTEFLADRSLSWPERTTAPAQPLDVLQDLDINWNLGLWFSVRVSPIPGCNQRQVRVGSGIVSYDWKRALDTMVTRGVYKARVRRFHDALRARSFAAMSDKEMKELRRYESTIVGALCGSVSGGQNELAFPLKQMQNLATPRLAAAQWDTLLNWQLNKALRVTEADRVIATSVKLLQAVDYLLSSLPAEVVLHQLAWSLVQMIGWMADSALPGRPTAYEMEDMRSADCFWVTHRAFGVTHLSGYINTTYPLHWHSSVDAILMTITQTAINFFLKTSWIHAESRAAAVDKLRRMNTSLWPSDSYLNASEVAAILENFPEPREDGAVLRYWLDALSARRALLGRQWDVADAFYPGDLQPPRALFRYHYYLNELAVSLHALRCPLFVEGVGLAVNMGGLGAHYAVALARAFDPRGVLLDGRGSTSGLWWGKSSYRDYERRTACPATAASGAEGGVQAFEGVAAIEIAYGAFNASRSIADQGTRTHQRRRIFLGLSEDQGFFVAFCQSSCARGPSERQQLSCTLPLKNFREFSTAFTCPVASPMNPALRCGFFEASDQRAARKNGGESEDAGKSASTNAISNVGADGAVTSWTRPPARRSGSDDQDPLTLATTGLAGHMVRQPPVL; encoded by the coding sequence ATGGCTGGCGAAGGCTGTAAGGCGCCTTCGACGACGAGCGGAGGACTAGACCGGCGCCAAAGGGCGGTGGCTCTAGGTCACCTGCTGTCATCATTACTGGGAGTAGCACTGACGCTCAGCGCCATCACCATCGGCCTGTCTGTGCTCCGTCATCAGAGAGGCTCCGAAGGAAGCGGCGTCTTTGGCATGGGACGCAGCTCGTGGAACACCTGCAACTCCAAGCTCTGCATGGCGCACTTCCGTCGCCTCAAGGACTCCCTGAACCGGAGCACGGCCCCGTGCGGCGACTTTTACCGCTTCGCGTGTGGCGCTTGGCATCCTCGCGCAGCCAAGTCAGAGACCGTCTTCCGAGACCTCCTGGCCGTGGCCCAGCAAGACGCCATCCGGTACCTGGAGGCCGTGAACGACGCCTCAAACAAAATGGTGCTGCCAACCGGGAAAGTCCTTTTGCCCGATTCCCGTCCGGTACTGCGCATTAACCgagctgagcgggcgcaccaggtCTGCCTGCACAGTGGTAGCAGTACCAAGGATGCCGCTTTGCTGACCGAGTTCCTTGCCGACCGGTCACTGTCCTGGCCTGAGCGCACTACGGCGCCCGCGCAGCCTCTGGACGTACTCCAGGACCTGGACATCAACTGGAACCTGGGCCTGTGGTTCTCGGTTCGTGTCTCACCCATACCGGGctgcaaccaacggcaggtgCGCGTGGGGTCCGGCATCGTGTCCTACGATTGGAAGCGGGCTCTGGACACCATGGTAACGCGGGGAGTGTACAAAGCACGCGTGCGTCGCTTTCACGACGCCCTTCGTGCGAGAAGCTTCGCGGCCATGAGCGACAAGGAAATGAAGGAGCTGCGCCgttatgagtcaacgatcgtcggTGCCCTGTGCGGCTCGGTGTCTGGTGGCCAGAACGAACTGGCCTTCCCGCTGAAGCAGATGCAGAATTTGGCCACTCCTCGCCTGGCCGCCGCCCAGTGGGACACTCTCCTCAACTGGCAGCTCAACAAAGCTCTCAGAGTGACCGAGGCTGACCGCGTCATCGCCACGAGCgtgaagctgctgcaggcagtcgACTATCTGCTGAGTTCGCTTCCTGCTGAGGTGGTGCTACACCAGCTGGCATGGTCGCTGGTGCAGATGATCGGATGGATGGCCGACTCGGCACTTCCGGGTCGACCCACGGCGTACGAGATGGAAGATATGCGGAGCGCCGACTGTTTCTGGGTCACACACAGAGCGTTCGGAGTAACCCACCTCTCCGGCTACATAAACACTACCTACCCGCTTCACTGGCACTCCTCAGTGGACGCCATTCTGATGACCATCACTCAGACGGCCATCAACTTCTTCCTGAAGACATCTTGGATCCACGCtgagagccgagcggccgccgtcGACAAGCTGCGCCGCATGAACACCTCCCTCTGGCCTTCCGACTCCTACCTCAATGCATCGGAGGTGGCCGCCATATTGGAGAACTTCCCTGAGCCCAGAGAGGACGGTGCTGTGCTGCGGTACTGGCTGGACGCGTTGTCGGCTCGCCGAGCGCTCCTTGGCAGGCAGTGGGATGTGGCCGACGCCTTCTACCCTGGAGacttgcagccgccgcgggcccTGTTCCGCTACCACTATTACCTAAACGAGCTGGCTGTCTCGCTGCACGCGCTGCGCTGCCCGCTGTTCGTGGAGGGAGTGGGCCTCGCTGTGAACATGGGAGGCCTCGGAGCCCACTACGCCGTTGCCCTGGCCCGGGCGTTCGACCCACGAGGCGTCCTCCTGGACGGTCGCGGTTCCACCTCCGGTCTTTGGTGGGGAAAGTCCTCGTACCGGGACTACGAGCGGAGGACAGCGTGCCCAGCGACTGCCGCCAGTGGAGCCGAAGGAGGTGTGCAGGCCTTCGAGGGAGTCGCTGCCATCGAGATAGCGTACGGGGCCTTCAACGCGTCGCGCTCTATCGCCGACCAGGGTACGCGGACGCATCAGAGGCGGCGCATTTTCCTTGGCCTGTCAGAGGATCAGGGCTTCTTCGTCGCCTTCTGCCAATCGTCCTGCGCGCGCGGGCCCAGCGAACGACAACAGCTGTCCTGCACACTGCCGCTGAAGAACTTCCGCGAGTTCTCCACCGCATTTACGTGTCCCGTGGCCTCGCCCATGAATCCAGCGCTACGGTGCGGCTTCTTCGAGGCCAGTGACCAGCGGGCTGCCCGTAAAAATGGGGGTGAGAGTGAAGATGCCGGTAAAAGTGCGTCTACGAATGCAATTTCGAATGTTGGTGCTGACGGCGCAGTGACGTCCTGGACGAGGCCACCGGCACGCCGGAGTGGCAGTGACGACCAGGATCCGTTGACACTGGCGACGACGGGTCTCGCGGGGCATATGGTTCGACAGCCCCCAGTTTTATGA